A region from the Mucilaginibacter sp. CSA2-8R genome encodes:
- a CDS encoding RagB/SusD family nutrient uptake outer membrane protein, whose translation MRAYLHRYIGIASIAIATFGCSKQLIEEPKSSLTPQYFNTAQGFQSGLDAAYAGNRNLWGSENLMTMTVPGTDEFKSGGGGNSNFNIYASSYDSSSGFLSGVWNPCYTFINTCNGIIDNGASVTGIDANTVKQKIGEAKFLRANYYFLLVRFFGPVTLSKNFISEPTTSATRAPIADVYNFIIQDLKDAIAALPPSPTQNGVLPGKATAAAASHLLAKVYLTRAYSSAKQTDDFQNAYNTAKGLLDNLGALNLGLLPDFGNVFAEGNEANREVLWSVQHTANLTYNAVSNELNFHYVMGYENFPGLVRSMAYGRPYARVELTNWMGNVCFADKTNDTRYYKTFQSVWLSNSADKIPKVNGVPKYTLGDTAIYMPGVDVSNTKINATRYLLVPPRSYTLQLFPTMTKYQDTKRAGINDPSVRPVIVYRLAETYLLAAEAAVNLGDNVNAAKYINAVRERAAFPSGNVAAMTITPAQANLDYVLDERARELCGEQTRWLDLVRTNKLLERVKLYNPDAAPNIQERHVLRPIPQSQIDRIITGPKYPQNPGF comes from the coding sequence ATGAGAGCATACTTACATCGTTATATTGGTATAGCTTCGATAGCTATAGCTACTTTTGGTTGCAGTAAACAACTGATCGAAGAACCTAAATCATCACTTACTCCGCAATACTTTAACACCGCTCAAGGATTTCAGTCAGGCTTAGATGCCGCCTATGCCGGTAACCGCAATTTATGGGGGTCAGAAAATTTAATGACCATGACCGTCCCTGGAACCGATGAGTTCAAGTCGGGTGGAGGAGGTAATTCCAATTTTAATATATATGCCAGTAGCTACGATTCCAGTAGCGGATTTTTAAGCGGCGTTTGGAACCCTTGCTACACGTTCATTAATACCTGTAATGGTATTATTGATAATGGTGCCTCTGTTACCGGAATTGATGCCAATACAGTGAAGCAAAAGATAGGAGAAGCGAAGTTTTTACGGGCTAATTATTATTTTCTACTGGTTAGATTTTTTGGCCCCGTTACATTAAGCAAAAATTTTATCAGCGAGCCTACTACCAGTGCAACAAGAGCTCCTATTGCTGACGTTTATAATTTCATCATTCAAGATTTGAAAGATGCTATTGCTGCCTTGCCGCCAAGCCCTACTCAAAACGGGGTTTTGCCGGGTAAAGCAACCGCAGCTGCTGCCTCCCATCTTTTAGCAAAAGTATATTTAACCAGAGCATATTCGTCAGCCAAACAGACCGACGATTTTCAAAATGCCTATAACACGGCCAAAGGACTGCTGGATAACCTTGGTGCGTTGAACCTGGGTTTACTGCCTGATTTTGGGAACGTATTTGCAGAAGGCAATGAAGCCAATAGGGAAGTACTCTGGAGTGTGCAGCATACGGCTAACTTAACTTATAATGCCGTTAGCAACGAGCTTAATTTTCATTACGTAATGGGATATGAGAATTTTCCGGGTTTGGTTCGCTCTATGGCATATGGCCGGCCATACGCCCGAGTAGAACTAACCAATTGGATGGGCAATGTTTGTTTTGCTGACAAAACCAACGATACCCGATATTACAAAACTTTTCAGTCGGTATGGTTATCCAACTCTGCAGATAAAATTCCTAAAGTAAATGGCGTGCCTAAATATACATTGGGCGATACGGCAATATATATGCCCGGTGTTGACGTAAGTAATACTAAGATAAACGCAACCCGTTACTTGTTGGTACCGCCGCGAAGCTATACATTACAATTGTTTCCTACAATGACAAAATATCAGGATACTAAAAGAGCTGGTATTAATGATCCGTCGGTTAGACCTGTGATTGTATATAGACTTGCAGAGACTTACCTGCTGGCAGCAGAAGCGGCAGTTAATCTGGGCGATAATGTTAACGCAGCCAAATATATAAATGCGGTGCGTGAACGTGCAGCATTCCCCTCCGGAAATGTGGCAGCTATGACTATTACGCCGGCTCAGGCTAATCTTGATTATGTTTTAGACGAGCGTGCCCGCGAGCTATGCGGCGAGCAGACCCGATGGCTTGATTTGGTAAGAACCAATAAGCTGCTTGAGCGCGTAAAGCTTTATAACCCGGATGCTGCGCCTAATATTCAGGAAAGGCATGTTTTAAGGCCTATACCTCAAAGTCAGATAGACCGTATTATCACAGGGCCTAAATATCCTCAAAATCCAGGATTTTAA
- a CDS encoding TonB-dependent receptor, with protein sequence MKLTIVMWAFALIQVNAASYAQKVNIRVVNASMDDVLTNLSVQTGYNFIYNSAMIRTAKPVTLNAINESLTEALESCFKNQPLQFLINGNTVVIKQRATPVASNTSAISRSAIPIVVTGTVTDNKGQPLAGVSVSLKGTTVGTATNADGKFSLKIPDDDGIIIFSLMGYNAQQIAVKGKNILNVRMEEAPSALNEVVVVGYGTQQKKDLISAVSSIKGRDIENLPVATPQSLIQGRATGVQVIQNSGSPGGGVTVRIRGTTSINAGNDPLYIIDGIPVESGTLSSISLSGSQPSALAAINADDIESMEVLKDAGALAIYGSRAANGVVLITTKHGKKGSTAFNFNYYTGWQQDNPNRRVKLMNSQQAIDLIQEGRANALSDGITSLYGFLLPAPDGTLSNTDWQKELFRTAPISNYEVSVRGGENKLRFALSGSYLDQQGIIIKSGFTRGTGRINLDYDASRKFKLGTNLSLSRYTNNRVSTDDGSSSLIQVALKKSPSLPIYNPDGTYYQGDVSGFINPVAFANKIKYVNQVSTVKGNIYGEYTFLPKLVLRSTAGLDYDAVTDQFFQPSDAVRNGVAIGEAFNSNVTGWIIENTLSYAHDFGKHHLTGLLGYSQQERSSFALNGRGTPYSTNNIYTLNAATTPTSVSSSTSAYGLSSAFARLGYAYNDKYLLEASARRDGSSRFGANKRYSIFPAVSAAWRVSNEAFWNKSSVINDFKFRASIGKTGNQTIGDYVAQGQYSTGANYIGQSGIALTTLPNPDLTWETTLQYNAGLDISLFTSRISFTVDAYVKNTSNLLLQVPLPNTSGFGFVLQNIGATQNKGLEFGLNTINIDNKDITWRSNFNISFNRNKVVQLYGGADNIIQTAGAGLSGSLTSYNILQVGSPIGSLYGWRESGVYRNSADNTAKITSTSFGTNGYVFKGGDMIFQDLNGNGTIDIDDRMIIGNAQPKFTGGFTNTVTWRNFDLNLLMTFSYGNDIVNGTRYAAESATGFNGSVTLLNRWRNEGDITDIPRANYVDPAGNRRFSNRWIEDGSYLRAKNLTIGYKLPTSLLEKFKVKSCRFYATAQNLFTLTRYTGYDPEASSIQLGVDQGTYPQYRAYIFGINVGF encoded by the coding sequence ATGAAATTAACCATCGTAATGTGGGCCTTCGCCCTTATTCAGGTTAACGCAGCAAGCTATGCACAGAAAGTGAATATCCGCGTTGTTAATGCGTCAATGGACGATGTGCTGACCAATTTAAGCGTGCAAACAGGGTACAACTTTATTTATAATTCGGCAATGATAAGGACCGCTAAACCGGTGACCTTAAACGCAATTAATGAATCTTTGACTGAGGCCCTTGAAAGTTGTTTTAAAAACCAGCCTTTGCAATTTCTAATTAACGGCAATACTGTAGTAATCAAGCAAAGGGCGACGCCGGTTGCATCCAACACATCCGCCATCTCACGGTCAGCTATTCCGATCGTTGTTACAGGTACAGTAACAGATAACAAGGGACAGCCGTTAGCCGGCGTCAGTGTTTCGCTTAAAGGGACAACGGTAGGAACAGCTACAAACGCTGATGGCAAATTTAGCCTGAAAATACCCGACGATGATGGTATCATCATCTTTAGCTTAATGGGGTACAACGCACAACAAATTGCTGTTAAAGGTAAGAATATACTTAACGTAAGGATGGAGGAGGCGCCATCTGCTTTGAATGAAGTTGTAGTGGTGGGCTATGGCACTCAGCAAAAGAAAGACCTTATTTCGGCAGTATCATCTATCAAGGGTAGAGATATTGAGAATTTACCGGTGGCAACGCCGCAATCTCTTATACAAGGCCGCGCAACCGGCGTACAGGTTATCCAAAATTCAGGTTCGCCGGGAGGCGGGGTTACCGTCCGCATTAGAGGTACCACGTCAATTAACGCAGGGAACGATCCTCTTTATATCATCGACGGCATTCCTGTTGAGTCTGGCACATTAAGCAGTATTAGTTTATCAGGCAGTCAGCCATCAGCGCTCGCGGCTATCAATGCTGATGATATTGAGTCCATGGAAGTCTTAAAGGATGCGGGCGCATTAGCCATTTACGGATCCAGGGCGGCCAATGGTGTGGTGCTGATCACCACCAAACATGGCAAGAAAGGGAGCACCGCCTTTAATTTTAACTACTATACCGGATGGCAGCAAGATAACCCTAACCGTCGGGTTAAATTAATGAACAGTCAGCAAGCAATAGACCTCATACAAGAAGGGCGCGCCAACGCGCTGTCAGATGGCATTACTTCACTGTACGGATTTTTATTGCCGGCACCTGACGGAACACTATCAAATACCGACTGGCAAAAAGAATTGTTCCGCACAGCACCTATTTCAAATTATGAGGTTTCGGTTCGGGGAGGAGAAAATAAACTTCGATTTGCTCTTAGCGGTAGTTATCTGGATCAGCAGGGTATTATCATAAAATCTGGCTTTACCCGTGGTACCGGTCGCATTAACTTAGATTATGATGCATCCCGCAAATTCAAATTAGGAACCAATTTGTCATTGTCAAGATATACCAACAACAGGGTCTCGACGGATGACGGCAGTTCATCACTCATTCAAGTGGCTTTAAAAAAGTCACCATCATTGCCAATTTACAACCCTGATGGCACCTATTATCAGGGCGATGTGTCAGGATTTATAAACCCTGTAGCATTTGCCAACAAAATTAAATATGTAAACCAGGTAAGCACTGTAAAAGGTAACATCTATGGTGAATACACCTTCCTGCCCAAATTGGTTTTGCGCAGTACCGCAGGGCTTGACTATGATGCGGTAACTGACCAGTTTTTTCAACCTTCGGATGCTGTACGTAACGGTGTTGCCATAGGGGAGGCCTTTAATTCTAATGTTACAGGCTGGATTATTGAGAACACCTTGAGTTATGCTCACGACTTTGGAAAGCACCATTTAACCGGCCTTTTGGGGTACAGCCAGCAGGAGCGTAGTTCGTTCGCTTTGAACGGCAGGGGTACGCCTTACTCAACTAATAACATCTATACGTTAAATGCAGCAACTACTCCTACCAGTGTATCATCCAGCACTTCAGCTTATGGACTTTCATCGGCGTTTGCAAGATTAGGATATGCTTACAATGACAAATACCTATTGGAAGCATCTGCACGTCGCGACGGATCATCAAGGTTTGGCGCTAATAAACGCTACTCTATATTTCCGGCAGTCTCTGCTGCCTGGCGTGTTTCCAACGAGGCATTTTGGAACAAATCGTCGGTTATCAACGATTTTAAATTTAGAGCCAGTATCGGCAAGACAGGCAATCAAACTATTGGCGATTACGTTGCACAAGGACAGTACTCCACGGGAGCTAATTATATAGGTCAAAGCGGCATTGCACTCACTACGCTGCCTAACCCCGACCTTACTTGGGAGACCACACTTCAGTACAATGCAGGGTTGGATATCTCGCTCTTCACGTCAAGAATCAGTTTTACTGTGGATGCCTATGTTAAGAATACATCCAACCTGTTATTGCAAGTGCCTCTGCCCAATACATCAGGATTCGGTTTTGTACTTCAGAATATTGGTGCTACCCAAAATAAGGGTTTGGAATTTGGCCTGAATACCATAAACATCGACAACAAAGATATTACGTGGAGGAGTAACTTTAACATTTCGTTCAATCGCAATAAAGTGGTACAACTTTATGGCGGTGCTGACAACATCATCCAAACTGCAGGCGCGGGTTTGTCCGGATCGCTTACATCCTACAATATATTGCAGGTTGGTAGTCCGATTGGAAGCTTGTATGGCTGGAGAGAGTCAGGCGTGTACCGTAATTCAGCTGATAATACGGCAAAGATTACCAGTACAAGTTTCGGTACAAATGGTTATGTTTTTAAGGGTGGAGACATGATTTTTCAGGACCTGAACGGTAACGGTACAATTGATATAGATGACCGTATGATTATAGGTAATGCCCAGCCAAAATTTACGGGCGGCTTTACCAACACCGTTACCTGGCGCAACTTTGATCTTAATCTGTTAATGACATTTAGCTATGGCAACGATATCGTTAACGGAACAAGGTACGCTGCTGAATCGGCCACCGGTTTCAACGGATCTGTTACCTTGTTAAATAGATGGAGAAACGAAGGAGACATTACCGACATTCCCCGCGCGAATTATGTAGACCCGGCAGGTAACAGACGGTTCTCTAACCGTTGGATAGAAGACGGTTCTTATTTGAGAGCAAAGAATTTGACAATAGGCTATAAACTACCCACAAGTTTACTTGAAAAATTTAAAGTAAAATCTTGCCGGTTTTATGCCACTGCTCAAAACCTGTTCACTTTAACCCGATATACCGGTTACGACCCTGAAGCCAGTTCTATTCAATTGGGCGTTGACCAAGGCACCTATCCTCAGTATCGTGCGTATATTTTTGGAATTAACGTTGGATTTTAA
- a CDS encoding Gfo/Idh/MocA family oxidoreductase, whose translation MEKRRTFIKKIAIATGGIAIGGSSFGFTAKSYNRIIGANDRINVSIIGLNGRGGSMCTTFARQEKCLVTSVCDVDSRTIPVTQQKIKQVTGATERPKGEGDFRHVLSDKDVDAIYIATPDHWHAPMTILGCQAGKHVYVEKPLSHNPHEGEMAVAAARKYKRVVQMGAQRRSSPLAIQCMDELHNGVIGRVYFAKCWYTNARKAMQLKPAAVPEWLNYELWQGPAPRQAYQDGLIHYNWHWLWTYGTGEALNNGTHEVDLALWGLGVDLPTRVTSVGGRYQFKDAWQTPDTQIICMDYPGRVSLMWENRSSNGRKIEGADRGVIFYGDNGSLDTDGEAYTVYDLNGKVVKQVVKKSLAEESALQGRNTASPSLGLDSLHVANFLQAIRGNKKPSCDVAIGQKSVLAMQLGNIAWRVGRDLHINPSNGHIINDTEAQKFWSRSYAPGWEPKI comes from the coding sequence ATGGAGAAAAGAAGAACTTTTATTAAGAAGATTGCTATTGCCACTGGTGGTATAGCGATAGGCGGCAGTAGCTTCGGCTTCACAGCTAAAAGTTACAACCGGATCATTGGTGCAAACGATCGCATCAATGTATCAATTATAGGCCTAAACGGGCGCGGCGGAAGCATGTGCACGACCTTTGCCAGGCAGGAAAAATGCTTGGTGACCAGCGTTTGTGATGTAGACTCGCGAACTATACCTGTTACGCAGCAAAAGATAAAACAAGTCACTGGGGCTACCGAGCGGCCAAAAGGTGAAGGTGATTTCAGGCACGTGCTTAGTGATAAGGATGTTGATGCCATTTATATAGCCACACCCGATCATTGGCATGCACCCATGACTATTTTAGGCTGCCAGGCGGGCAAACATGTTTATGTGGAAAAGCCGTTGAGTCACAACCCGCACGAAGGCGAAATGGCAGTAGCGGCAGCCAGAAAGTATAAAAGGGTAGTACAGATGGGGGCGCAACGCCGGTCATCTCCATTAGCTATACAATGCATGGATGAGTTACATAATGGCGTGATTGGCCGGGTGTACTTTGCCAAGTGCTGGTATACCAATGCCCGTAAAGCCATGCAGCTCAAGCCTGCAGCAGTACCCGAGTGGCTAAATTATGAACTATGGCAGGGTCCTGCTCCTCGTCAGGCTTATCAGGATGGCTTAATACATTATAATTGGCATTGGCTATGGACGTACGGTACTGGTGAAGCTCTCAACAACGGTACACATGAAGTTGACCTTGCTCTTTGGGGGCTTGGTGTTGACCTGCCTACACGCGTTACCTCTGTGGGGGGGCGCTATCAATTCAAAGATGCCTGGCAAACGCCCGACACGCAAATTATTTGCATGGATTATCCTGGACGCGTATCGCTCATGTGGGAGAACCGCAGTTCGAACGGGCGCAAAATTGAAGGCGCAGACCGTGGCGTTATATTTTATGGAGATAATGGTAGTTTGGATACGGATGGTGAAGCCTATACCGTATATGATCTTAACGGAAAAGTAGTTAAGCAGGTGGTTAAAAAAAGTTTGGCCGAAGAGTCTGCTTTACAAGGACGTAACACCGCCAGCCCAAGCTTAGGACTGGATAGCCTGCATGTAGCTAATTTTTTACAAGCCATAAGGGGTAATAAAAAGCCAAGTTGCGATGTAGCAATAGGTCAAAAAAGTGTTTTAGCCATGCAGCTCGGTAATATAGCTTGGAGAGTGGGCCGCGATTTACATATCAATCCGTCGAACGGACATATCATTAACGACACAGAAGCCCAGAAGTTTTGGAGCCGAAGCTATGCTCCCGGATGGGAGCCTAAAATATAG
- a CDS encoding FecR domain-containing protein, with protein MTRSEYIILFEKYLAGNASEEEITKIMAYHDEIELADADDVSLNDRERGNRILSKLDEATGHTVKSDRDFRSWWYAAATILILLTTGISIWINASRPGKEGTTYALKKNDIKAGVDKAILKLANGKEVVLVKGASGTVVNQEGIVVRKEKNGSLNYIVSSVGQAKAPAGYNTLTTPRGAEYHITLEDGTKVWLNAASSLKFPVAFGNKERRVQITGEAYFEVAKKRNRPFKVVFNDQEIEVLGTHFNVTAYDDEPNTKTTLLEGSVKISRQGKKQILIPGQQAVSARNQNGFTVGKVNVQEVVAWKNGFFQFRNASLADIMRQASRWYDVEVLYEKGFSPQEYGGRVAKYNNISELLSNLELTGTVHFKIEGRRITVMQ; from the coding sequence ATGACACGCAGCGAGTATATCATTCTTTTTGAAAAATATCTGGCAGGAAACGCGTCCGAAGAAGAGATTACGAAAATTATGGCCTACCATGATGAAATTGAGCTTGCCGATGCCGATGACGTAAGTCTGAATGATCGTGAACGCGGTAATCGTATCCTATCAAAACTTGACGAAGCTACAGGCCATACGGTAAAGTCTGATCGTGATTTTCGGAGCTGGTGGTATGCGGCTGCAACAATATTGATCTTATTGACGACCGGTATTTCGATATGGATCAACGCATCCCGCCCCGGTAAAGAAGGAACTACCTATGCCCTCAAAAAAAATGATATAAAGGCTGGCGTTGATAAAGCTATCTTAAAACTGGCCAATGGTAAAGAGGTCGTTTTAGTCAAAGGGGCAAGCGGCACAGTAGTGAACCAGGAAGGAATAGTTGTGCGTAAAGAAAAGAACGGATCATTAAATTATATTGTATCATCCGTAGGCCAGGCCAAGGCTCCGGCGGGATACAACACATTAACCACTCCACGCGGAGCCGAATACCATATCACTCTCGAAGATGGTACAAAGGTTTGGCTGAATGCAGCCTCTTCTTTAAAATTTCCGGTTGCTTTCGGAAACAAGGAACGGCGTGTGCAAATTACCGGCGAGGCTTACTTCGAAGTTGCGAAAAAAAGAAACAGACCATTTAAAGTGGTTTTTAATGATCAGGAGATAGAAGTTTTAGGAACGCACTTTAACGTGACGGCCTATGATGATGAACCCAATACTAAGACGACGTTGCTGGAGGGCTCTGTAAAAATTTCCCGCCAGGGCAAAAAGCAAATATTGATACCAGGACAACAAGCGGTCAGTGCTCGAAACCAAAACGGTTTTACCGTAGGTAAAGTGAATGTACAGGAGGTTGTTGCCTGGAAAAATGGCTTTTTTCAATTTCGCAATGCGAGCCTTGCTGATATTATGCGTCAGGCATCGCGCTGGTACGACGTCGAAGTATTGTACGAAAAAGGCTTTTCGCCCCAAGAATATGGTGGCAGGGTGGCTAAATACAATAATATTTCAGAGTTGTTAAGTAACCTGGAACTGACAGGTACTGTTCATTTTAAGATTGAGGGAAGGAGGATTACAGTTATGCAATAG
- a CDS encoding RagB/SusD family nutrient uptake outer membrane protein — translation MKINIIITIIMVSFLAVSCSKVTEQVPESQITPANFYKTASDADNAINACYDILQKLPANFELWGDGRADILAATDRPLSSDLQIVNGNVSASNSYVNGWNALYSGINRCNSVLTNIPNITDPSLSGRKDRIIGEAYFLRALFYFYLTRTFENVPLILQPYEDLSNDFFPKNNDRATLFAQIEKDLKAAEPLVPDLPFYTTIENKGKATKAAIRSALADLYLWNKKYQQAADVTALIINSPAGYSLVPGANFGNLFTLKNQSESIFEIQYNNANQEGTPGTNDVNGLTEQFLPIGGTYTAGNWRYLPSNKLLTALPGNDLRAAITYKNTGAAPAPFRDANRIYIAKYPGTLVGSVLFQDSNFIIYRLAEIILFRAEALNELGQTNSAIALLNQIRTRAGLSATTVTSQSDVRIAIENERFTELAFEGKRYYDLVRTGRYAVVTGFNDVNYLRWPIPTTEIIRNRNLVQNPGY, via the coding sequence ATGAAAATCAATATAATAATTACTATTATAATGGTAAGCTTTCTAGCGGTTTCTTGCTCTAAAGTAACGGAGCAAGTTCCTGAAAGTCAGATTACACCGGCTAATTTTTATAAAACAGCCTCGGATGCCGATAATGCAATTAATGCCTGTTATGACATCCTTCAAAAGCTGCCTGCTAATTTTGAGCTTTGGGGAGACGGCCGGGCCGATATCCTTGCAGCTACTGACCGGCCATTGAGCTCTGATCTACAAATCGTTAATGGCAATGTTTCGGCAAGTAACAGTTATGTAAACGGTTGGAATGCACTTTACAGTGGTATTAACCGCTGCAATAGCGTGCTTACCAACATACCTAACATTACCGACCCTTCATTGTCTGGCCGTAAGGATAGAATCATAGGCGAGGCTTATTTTTTACGTGCTCTATTCTATTTTTACTTAACACGAACGTTTGAGAATGTGCCTCTTATACTGCAACCGTATGAGGATCTGAGCAACGACTTTTTTCCGAAAAATAACGACCGCGCTACCTTGTTTGCCCAGATCGAAAAAGATCTTAAAGCAGCCGAACCGTTAGTTCCTGACCTGCCTTTTTATACTACTATCGAGAATAAAGGCAAGGCTACGAAAGCTGCCATACGTAGTGCACTGGCCGACCTTTACCTTTGGAATAAAAAATATCAGCAAGCCGCAGACGTTACAGCATTAATTATCAACAGCCCTGCCGGTTACTCACTGGTGCCTGGTGCCAACTTTGGTAATCTTTTTACGCTGAAAAACCAATCTGAGTCAATTTTTGAGATTCAATACAACAATGCTAACCAAGAAGGTACTCCAGGAACAAACGATGTTAATGGGTTAACGGAGCAGTTTTTGCCTATCGGCGGTACTTATACGGCTGGTAACTGGCGTTACCTTCCATCTAACAAACTGTTGACTGCCTTACCTGGCAATGACCTGAGAGCGGCCATCACCTACAAGAATACGGGTGCAGCACCGGCGCCGTTCCGGGATGCTAACCGCATATACATTGCTAAATACCCAGGTACGCTGGTTGGGTCTGTCCTGTTCCAGGATTCTAATTTTATCATTTACCGGTTAGCCGAGATTATTCTATTTCGCGCAGAAGCGCTGAATGAACTTGGCCAAACAAATTCAGCAATAGCACTTTTAAACCAGATCAGAACAAGGGCGGGGCTAAGCGCCACCACCGTCACCTCGCAAAGCGATGTTCGCATAGCGATCGAGAATGAACGTTTTACAGAACTTGCCTTTGAGGGAAAACGGTACTATGACCTGGTGCGCACCGGCAGGTATGCCGTAGTTACCGGTTTTAACGACGTTAATTATTTACGCTGGCCAATCCCTACTACGGAGATTATCCGAAACAGAAATTTAGTTCAAAATCCAGGTTATTAA
- a CDS encoding sigma-70 family RNA polymerase sigma factor, which produces MQLNSLSDADLWSLIVGDNYRAFTVLFERYWLRLFRTAQRYIDSEAACEEVLHDLFLNLWNRRKFLVIINIEHYLKASIRYQVYSYQKKTRKSFISYSENIEEKNDLVIYNQGSEKIHSGELERQLESYLNVLPVRCRQIFLLSRRDYLSNEEIAKMLKISKRSVENQITIALKHLRFNLKEIMILLILLGYAY; this is translated from the coding sequence ATGCAACTAAATTCCTTAAGTGACGCCGACTTATGGTCTCTGATCGTTGGCGACAACTATCGTGCATTCACAGTACTTTTTGAACGGTACTGGTTGAGATTATTTAGAACGGCGCAAAGATACATTGACAGCGAAGCAGCTTGCGAAGAGGTTCTGCATGATCTTTTCCTAAACTTATGGAACAGGCGAAAATTTTTGGTTATAATCAATATAGAACATTATTTAAAAGCCTCTATCCGATACCAGGTCTACAGCTATCAAAAGAAAACCAGAAAAAGTTTTATATCCTATAGTGAGAATATTGAAGAAAAAAACGACTTAGTTATCTACAATCAGGGTAGCGAAAAGATACATTCCGGTGAATTGGAGAGGCAACTTGAATCGTACCTGAACGTGCTTCCTGTGAGGTGCAGGCAAATATTTTTGCTTAGCCGGAGAGACTACCTTTCAAATGAAGAGATCGCTAAAATGTTGAAGATTTCCAAGCGCTCTGTTGAGAATCAAATTACTATCGCACTAAAGCACTTGCGTTTCAATCTAAAAGAAATAATGATCTTATTAATCTTATTAGGTTACGCCTATTAA